The genomic window GCAGCGACCCGCGCATAGACGGGCGGAACTTCCGACGCCGGATATACACGTGCCGGCGGCATGGCTTCGTTCTGCGCCCAGGCGCGATTCATCTCCATGGGGATCGCCGCGCCTTCGACCAGAACCAAAGCTGCAATGATGGCCGTCGCAACGGTCCGGCTTCCACCTTCGCCAAGGCTACGGCGGACAGGAAAGCCGGACGCCACAGTTGGTGCCGATGTGGCGTCCGGCTTCAGGCGGACCAACACCGCCACGCCGTACCCAGCCAGCACCGCCAGGAACAACCCCGCGATCATCGCGTAGCGCGCGGGCACGCGGACGCCGTCGAAGCCCGGCACGTAGTGGTAAAGCGCCGAGTAGATGCCGAACCCGGAGACGCGAGCGTCGCCGGCGCTCGGCGCCGGACCAAGCGACAGCCACATGGCGAGCAGGGCCGCGACGGCAGCAAACGCGACGGGCGATCGCACGGCTCGAGCCGTCGCCGCGCGTGCGTGGGGCGACGCCAGCAAGAGCAAGCCCACCGCGACCGCCAGCTGCCAAAGCAAGCGGCCCGGCGAGCGCGCGCGAATGGCGACGCCCAACACATTGATGTCGAACCCGCCAAAGACCACGGCGCTGACGACGGCGACCAACTGGGTGAACACGACGACGGCGAGAAGCACGATCAGAACGCGGCGCCACAACCGCTGCGCCGGGGTCACGGCCAAGGTCCGGCTAAAGCCGGACGCCACACTCTTAGATGTAGGGTCCGGCTTTAGCCGGACCATTAGGGCGATCAGGGCGACGAGCGCCAGAAGCCACGGCACGATCCCAAGGAACGTCTCACCTTCCGGGCGCGGGTAAAAGCGGAGCACCTGCCCAAAGAACCGCAGGTTCTCAGACGCCGTCGCATACGACCAGACGTTGGCCGAGAACCCCACCACTTCCCCGAATGGCCGCGCGAAGCCAAAGACGCGCTGCGCCTCCAGGTAGGGCAGCAGGAACGGAACCGTCAGGATCAAGGTGCCAGTGGCAGCGGCGACCAAGCCAATCCAGGTCCGAACAGAGCGAAGCGTACCGAGCGCCCACATCCGATGCACAACAAACAAGGGCGCGAACGGCGCGAAGTAGAGCAGGTAGTAGCCGCACGACCAGTTCTGCATCACCAGGGCCGCCGTGCCGCCGGCGAGCGCCTTGTATGAGTTCGTCGTGACGAAGCGATTCAGTCCCCACAGTGCGAAGGGCATCCACTGCGAGCTGAGCACCTGCAGGTGCGGCACCGAGGCAATGCGATACGGAAGAAAGCCGTAGACCAATCCCGCGATGAAGGCGGCGCGGCGATCGCCGGTGAGGTCGTACACGAGCGAGTACGCGCCGAACGCCGAGAGCACGAACGTGGCGAGGAACAGCAGGTTGTAGCAAAGGATGATGTTGCCGGTGAGCCAGTAGATCGGCAGGATCTGCAGCACCTGCCCCAAAAGGTGCTCTGACAGCGCCAGCGAAAGCGGCGCCGGATGAAAGATGTTCGCGTCCCAGAACTGCGACCAGCTCATGGCGCCGGTCACGAGCTGCGGCAGGTGCTCCGCGCCCCACGCCAGGATCCACATGTTGAGGAGCGAGTCGCCGAGGTCGCCGGGCACGTCGCTGCCGAGGCCTGCGGCCAGCGGCCAGGTGAGAAGGATGGAGAAAAGTGTGTATGCGAGGAAAACCAGGGAACCGGGTTGAATTTTCACGGAGCCCACTGAAAATTCAACCCGGTTCTTTTTCGTCTTCGTCAGCCAGCACCAGCTCTTCGAACAACACCTGGAGAATGGCGGCCGTCGGCACCGCGAGCAGCGCGCCGGCCAGGCCGAGCAGTGAACTGCCGATGATGAGCGCCACGATCACGGTGATGGCACTCAAGCCGACCTGCTGACTCATCACCTTCGGCACCAGGAAGTTGTTCTCGACAATCTGGATGGCCCAGCAGAACGCCGCCGTCGCCAGCCCCAGGGAGGGCGACACCGTAAAGGCGACGGCGATGGTAGGCACGGCGGCCAGCAGCGGGCCGACCATGGGAATCATCTCGCCGACGCCTGCGATCAGCGCCAGCACGAAGAAGTAGGGCACCCCGAGCAGCGCCAGGCCAACGGCCGACGTGATGCCGACAATGAAACCAAGAAGGATCTGGCCGCCCAGCCACGCGCTGACCTTGACCGACACCTCCGCCCCGACCTTCGAGACCCGCTCGCGCTGCGATTGCGGGAACAAGCGAACCAACAGGTTGAACAAACGCTCGGAATCCACCAGCAAGTAGAAGGTCAGCAGCAGGATAGTGACCAGTCCGAACACGCCGCCGATGAAGCCCCAGATGGTCAGCAGCACGGTGGTCACGACGTCGGTGCTGCCCGAGACCGGGGCCTGCTTCAGCACCTCGGCGAACGACGTGCCCTCGGGCATGACGCCCCAGCCCACCAGTTTCTGCTGCAGCCAGTCGAGGCGCGTCGGCAGGTCGGTCCACAGTTGCCGCCCCTGAGCCATCAGGGGTCGCACGACCACTGCCGCCAACCCGGCCAGCAGGCCCAGCACGGTGGCGTAGATCAACAGGATGGCGGCGCCGCGCGGCAGGCGTCGCTTGCCGATCGGGGTCAGCCGCCGTCGTTCGATCATGCGAACGAGCGGCGCGAGCCCGATGGCAAAGAGCGCGCTGACGTAGATCAAGAGGATCTGCGAGCGCACCAGGTACAGGGCCCACATCAACAGGATCGCGACCACCGTGCAGAGCACGGCGTAGCGGACCACGGCGCGCGGGTCAGTGGCCAAGCAACTCCTTCGTGAACGCCGCGACCTCGTCATAGATGGCGCTGAGCTCGGCCGGCGGCGCCAGGAACACGATGCGGAAGAAGCCGTCTTCCGGGGCCGTGCCGAAGCCCGAACCGTATACGCACAGGATGCCCTTGGCGCGAAGCAGCCCGAGCACGAAGTCGACGTCGGTCTTGCCCGGCGGCAGATCGACCTTCGGCATGGCGTAGAACGCGCCGCGCGGCGCCACGCACGACAG from Acidobacteriota bacterium includes these protein-coding regions:
- a CDS encoding AI-2E family transporter, with protein sequence MATDPRAVVRYAVLCTVVAILLMWALYLVRSQILLIYVSALFAIGLAPLVRMIERRRLTPIGKRRLPRGAAILLIYATVLGLLAGLAAVVVRPLMAQGRQLWTDLPTRLDWLQQKLVGWGVMPEGTSFAEVLKQAPVSGSTDVVTTVLLTIWGFIGGVFGLVTILLLTFYLLVDSERLFNLLVRLFPQSQRERVSKVGAEVSVKVSAWLGGQILLGFIVGITSAVGLALLGVPYFFVLALIAGVGEMIPMVGPLLAAVPTIAVAFTVSPSLGLATAAFCWAIQIVENNFLVPKVMSQQVGLSAITVIVALIIGSSLLGLAGALLAVPTAAILQVLFEELVLADEDEKEPG